A single region of the Chryseobacterium culicis genome encodes:
- a CDS encoding M1 family metallopeptidase, which yields MRKAILSIAILGILFSANVSAQTETSGREKVYRATHTKVTELKHTKLKVNFDYQKEQMNGEEWLTASPYFYAANELTLDAKGMLIHEVALDNNGKKSPLKYEYKDDVLKITLDKTYQRNQDYTVYIKYTSRPNEVKQEGSMAINDAKGLYFINAQGTEPDMPTQIWTQGETESSSAWFPTIDKPNQKTTQEIYMTVPDKYVTLSNGLMKDSKKESNGLRTDHWVMDKRHSTYLFFMGVGEYAVVKDKWKNIPVDYYIEKEYEPYAKQIYGNTPEMIDFFSKKLNYDYPWAKYAQISGRNYVSGAMENTTATLHGSDILQKPGQLIDENTWEDTIAHELFHHWFGDLVTAESWSNLTVNESFANYSEYLWNEYKYGKDQADYHLMTDVNQYIHNPTDFNKNLVRFNYESREDVFDLVTYQKGGGILNMLRNYLGDDAFFAGMNDYLKTNEYQNAEAHQLRLSFEKVSGKDLNWFFNQWYFGNGNPKINYSSTFEPVKKQVAVTINQTQEKPFEFPLAIDVYDNGKPKRYNVWVNAEAKNTFSFDVSKTPDLVNINADGVLLAEITDTKTPEQNLMQFINSKEFKSRYLALTGIKEQVEKNPAAVKLLAAALKDPFFRVRIKALNLIDLTNPEQMKALGAEVEKLASNDPKTLTQAAAIAALGKTKDKKYLPLFEKGVNAVSNAVKGSSMSAVLSIDPSRANALADKIDMKGASDTLQAQLLPIIVKNKITSQIENIAPLATFYPFIKFQNPELGKAAEDGFNWIMTSDNLKATESITKIAGYAKNQMADNPQAKMMMVQMLKDGLSKKMELLKQNPQNATSINKQIDVINKAIENYK from the coding sequence ATGAGAAAGGCCATTTTATCAATTGCTATACTTGGAATTTTATTTTCCGCAAATGTATCAGCACAAACCGAAACTTCAGGCAGAGAAAAAGTATACAGAGCTACCCATACCAAAGTAACGGAACTTAAACACACGAAGCTGAAAGTAAATTTTGACTATCAGAAAGAACAGATGAATGGGGAAGAATGGCTTACTGCTTCACCTTACTTCTATGCTGCAAACGAGCTTACTCTTGATGCAAAAGGAATGCTGATTCATGAAGTAGCTCTTGATAATAACGGCAAAAAGTCTCCTTTAAAATATGAATATAAAGATGATGTTCTAAAAATTACTCTGGATAAGACCTATCAGAGAAATCAGGATTATACGGTATATATCAAATATACCTCCCGCCCGAATGAAGTGAAACAGGAGGGAAGTATGGCAATCAATGATGCAAAAGGGCTATACTTCATCAACGCTCAGGGAACAGAACCGGATATGCCTACACAGATCTGGACACAGGGAGAAACAGAATCCTCTTCCGCATGGTTTCCAACGATTGATAAACCCAATCAAAAGACAACACAGGAAATCTATATGACGGTTCCTGATAAATATGTTACCCTTTCCAATGGTCTGATGAAAGATTCTAAAAAAGAATCCAACGGACTTAGAACAGATCATTGGGTGATGGATAAGAGACATTCTACTTACCTTTTCTTTATGGGAGTAGGTGAATATGCAGTAGTAAAAGACAAATGGAAAAATATTCCGGTTGATTATTATATTGAAAAAGAATATGAGCCTTATGCCAAGCAGATCTACGGAAATACTCCGGAAATGATTGACTTTTTCTCCAAAAAGCTGAACTATGATTATCCATGGGCAAAATATGCTCAGATTTCAGGACGAAATTATGTAAGTGGCGCAATGGAAAATACTACGGCCACCCTTCATGGAAGTGATATCTTACAGAAACCGGGACAGCTTATCGATGAAAATACGTGGGAAGATACCATTGCTCACGAATTGTTCCACCATTGGTTTGGAGATTTGGTGACCGCAGAAAGCTGGAGCAATCTTACCGTCAATGAATCTTTTGCCAACTATTCCGAATACCTTTGGAATGAATATAAATATGGAAAAGATCAGGCAGATTACCACCTGATGACAGATGTGAATCAGTATATTCACAACCCAACAGATTTTAACAAAAACCTGGTAAGGTTCAATTATGAATCCAGGGAAGATGTTTTTGATCTGGTAACGTATCAGAAGGGTGGCGGAATTTTAAATATGCTGAGAAACTATCTTGGTGATGATGCCTTCTTCGCAGGAATGAATGATTATCTGAAAACCAACGAATATCAGAATGCAGAAGCCCATCAGCTGCGCCTGTCTTTTGAAAAAGTGTCCGGTAAAGACTTGAACTGGTTCTTCAATCAATGGTATTTTGGAAACGGAAATCCGAAGATCAATTATTCTTCTACATTTGAGCCTGTAAAAAAACAGGTTGCCGTAACGATTAATCAAACTCAGGAAAAACCATTTGAATTTCCTCTGGCTATAGATGTATATGACAACGGAAAGCCTAAAAGATATAATGTCTGGGTAAATGCAGAAGCTAAAAATACTTTCAGCTTTGATGTTTCTAAAACTCCTGATCTTGTAAATATCAATGCAGACGGAGTTCTACTGGCAGAGATTACAGATACCAAAACTCCGGAACAGAATCTGATGCAGTTTATAAATTCTAAAGAGTTCAAAAGCAGATATCTGGCTTTAACCGGAATTAAAGAGCAGGTGGAAAAAAATCCTGCTGCTGTAAAATTGTTGGCTGCCGCATTGAAAGATCCTTTCTTCAGAGTAAGAATAAAAGCTTTGAATTTAATAGACCTTACGAATCCTGAACAAATGAAAGCGCTGGGTGCTGAAGTTGAAAAACTGGCTTCCAATGATCCGAAGACATTAACTCAGGCTGCAGCTATTGCGGCTTTAGGAAAAACAAAAGACAAGAAATACCTTCCGTTATTTGAAAAAGGAGTAAACGCTGTTTCCAATGCTGTGAAAGGAAGTTCAATGAGTGCGGTTCTTTCCATTGATCCTTCAAGAGCAAATGCTCTGGCTGACAAAATTGATATGAAAGGAGCTTCAGATACCCTACAGGCTCAGTTACTTCCGATTATTGTGAAGAACAAAATTACCTCTCAGATTGAAAACATTGCCCCTCTTGCCACTTTTTATCCATTCATTAAATTCCAGAATCCGGAATTAGGAAAAGCGGCAGAAGATGGTTTCAACTGGATTATGACTTCCGATAATCTGAAGGCAACGGAAAGCATTACCAAAATAGCAGGATATGCCAAAAACCAGATGGCAGATAATCCACAGGCTAAAATGATGATGGTTCAGATGCTGAAAGATGGGCTGAGCAAAAAAATGGAATTGCTGAAACAGAATCCACAAAATGCAACAAGTATTAATAAACAGATTGATGTGATCAATAAAGCAATTGAAAACTATAAATAA
- a CDS encoding thymidylate synthase codes for MQNYLDLLQHILDNGTDKTDRTGTGTRSVFGYQLRYDLSKGFPLVTTKKVHLKSIIYELLWFLKGDTNIKYLKDNGVSIWDEWANENGDLGPVYGAQWRSWRGADGKVVDQITEVIDQIKKNPDSRRLIVSAWNVAEIPNMALAPCHALFQFYVADGKLSLQLYQRSADVFLGVPFNIASYALLLMMVAQVCELEVGDYVHSFGDVHIYNNHFEQVNRQLAREPKSLPTMKLNPNVKNIFDFDFEDFTLENYDPHPGIKAPVAI; via the coding sequence ATGCAAAACTACCTGGATCTTTTACAACATATTTTAGACAACGGAACTGATAAAACCGACAGAACAGGCACTGGAACAAGAAGTGTTTTCGGATATCAGCTGAGATATGATCTGTCTAAAGGATTTCCTTTGGTAACCACAAAAAAAGTGCATTTGAAATCCATTATCTATGAATTGCTTTGGTTTCTGAAAGGAGATACCAATATCAAATACCTTAAAGATAACGGAGTAAGCATCTGGGATGAATGGGCCAATGAAAATGGAGATCTTGGACCTGTTTACGGGGCACAATGGAGAAGCTGGAGGGGTGCAGACGGAAAAGTGGTAGATCAGATTACAGAAGTCATTGACCAGATCAAAAAGAACCCGGATTCAAGAAGATTAATTGTATCAGCATGGAATGTTGCTGAAATTCCCAATATGGCTTTGGCTCCTTGTCACGCCTTATTCCAGTTTTACGTAGCTGATGGCAAATTATCCTTACAGCTGTATCAGAGAAGTGCTGATGTTTTCCTTGGAGTGCCGTTCAATATTGCAAGTTATGCATTGCTTTTGATGATGGTAGCACAGGTTTGTGAGCTGGAAGTAGGAGATTATGTTCATAGTTTTGGAGATGTTCATATCTACAATAATCACTTTGAACAGGTAAACAGACAGCTTGCCAGAGAACCGAAATCTCTTCCCACGATGAAACTGAATCCTAACGTGAAAAATATCTTTGATTTCGATTTCGAAGATTTTACCCTGGAAAACTATGATCCGCATCCTGGGATCAAAGCTCCTGTAGCGATTTAA
- a CDS encoding alpha-amylase family glycosyl hydrolase: MKKLILLAVIGLGIVSCTTQKKIRKMTELPKDWKHNTNIYEVNIRQYTQEGTFKAFAKEMPRLKSMGIKTLWFMPITPIAQQNKKGSMGSPYAAADYTSVNPEFGTLQDFKDMVNEAHRLGFKVIIDWVANHTGWDHVWTKTHPEFYLKDPDGKFHIASGMDDIIELDYKNQEMRQAMINAMKFWVQETDIDGFRCDLASWVEVDFWEQARPEVEKVKPLFWLGEFDELESPEYGKVFDASYSWKWMHKSADYYKKDEPLQELKDLLRQYSNIGDTSMRAWFTTNHDENSWNGTEYEKYGVITKPMAVFSATWNGVPLLYSGQELPNMKRLEFFEKDVIKWTHTYQVADFYKTLLDIKASNPALRGGDSHVTTYLLNTTANDKILAYVRKNGKDEILVVLNMSKEPVNFSIEDEHLSGTFRNIFDKTKRDFSNGKDFSFKVSDYAVFEK, from the coding sequence ATGAAAAAATTAATTTTGTTAGCTGTAATTGGTCTGGGAATTGTTTCCTGTACCACTCAAAAAAAAATCCGGAAGATGACAGAACTGCCAAAAGATTGGAAACATAACACAAATATCTACGAAGTAAACATAAGACAATATACTCAGGAAGGAACTTTCAAAGCATTTGCAAAAGAAATGCCCCGCCTGAAATCGATGGGAATAAAAACACTTTGGTTTATGCCTATTACTCCCATTGCCCAGCAGAATAAAAAAGGAAGTATGGGCAGCCCTTATGCCGCTGCAGATTATACCTCTGTCAATCCTGAATTCGGAACATTACAGGATTTTAAAGATATGGTGAATGAAGCACACAGATTAGGATTCAAAGTAATCATCGACTGGGTGGCGAATCATACAGGCTGGGATCATGTCTGGACAAAAACACATCCGGAATTTTATCTGAAAGATCCCGACGGAAAATTTCATATCGCCTCCGGAATGGATGATATTATTGAACTTGATTATAAGAACCAGGAAATGCGTCAGGCTATGATCAATGCCATGAAATTCTGGGTACAGGAAACCGATATCGATGGTTTTCGATGTGATCTTGCTTCATGGGTAGAAGTAGATTTCTGGGAACAGGCACGCCCCGAAGTGGAAAAAGTAAAACCTCTTTTCTGGCTGGGAGAATTTGATGAGCTGGAAAGCCCGGAATACGGAAAAGTTTTTGATGCCAGCTATTCCTGGAAATGGATGCACAAGTCTGCCGACTATTACAAAAAAGATGAACCTCTTCAGGAATTAAAAGATCTGCTGAGACAATATTCCAATATTGGGGATACCTCAATGAGAGCATGGTTTACCACCAATCACGATGAAAACTCATGGAACGGAACCGAATATGAAAAATATGGAGTGATCACAAAACCTATGGCGGTATTCTCCGCAACATGGAATGGGGTTCCATTATTATACTCAGGTCAGGAACTTCCCAATATGAAAAGACTTGAGTTTTTCGAAAAAGATGTCATCAAATGGACTCATACCTACCAGGTTGCCGATTTCTATAAAACATTATTGGATATAAAAGCTTCCAATCCTGCCTTAAGAGGAGGAGATTCTCATGTTACTACTTATCTTCTTAATACGACAGCCAATGATAAAATTCTGGCCTACGTAAGAAAAAATGGAAAAGATGAAATATTGGTAGTCCTGAATATGTCAAAAGAACCTGTTAACTTTTCTATTGAAGACGAACACCTATCAGGAACATTCAGAAATATTTTTGATAAAACGAAAAGAGATTTCAGCAATGGAAAAGACTTTAGTTTCAAAGTTTCTGATTATGCCGTATTTGAAAAGTAA
- a CDS encoding IS1096 element passenger TnpR family protein, with protein MVYKIRVILDAKEDIFRDIEVKGKQTLWNLHLGIKSAFSLQGDELSTFNLLEDDGTIVKSVPLEDMSDDGDGEIMSDVYIDEAFENVGDKAQFQYGLLDLWEFFCELVEVIEETKGVNYPITVYRFGNVPLKAPSKNGSAGGSKKKSAMPLADDEFGFDDDFGAGGNFSDEDDDSFDDEEEEDYNDDVFDEEDDNDDER; from the coding sequence ATGGTTTACAAAATCCGCGTAATATTAGATGCGAAAGAGGATATTTTCCGTGATATTGAAGTTAAGGGAAAACAAACGTTATGGAACTTACATTTAGGAATTAAAAGTGCATTCAGTCTGCAGGGAGATGAGCTTTCTACTTTTAATCTGTTAGAAGATGACGGAACAATCGTAAAAAGTGTCCCATTGGAAGATATGAGTGATGATGGTGATGGTGAAATTATGTCAGACGTTTACATTGATGAGGCTTTTGAAAATGTAGGCGACAAAGCACAGTTCCAGTATGGGCTCCTTGATCTTTGGGAATTCTTCTGTGAGCTTGTAGAAGTAATTGAAGAAACAAAAGGGGTGAACTATCCAATCACTGTATACCGATTTGGAAACGTTCCATTGAAGGCACCTAGCAAAAACGGAAGTGCAGGAGGAAGCAAAAAGAAATCAGCAATGCCTTTGGCAGATGACGAGTTTGGTTTTGATGACGATTTTGGAGCTGGAGGGAATTTTTCAGATGAAGATGATGACAGCTTTGATGATGAGGAAGAAGAAGACTACAATGACGATGTCTTTGATGAGGAAGATGACAATGATGACGAAAGATAG
- a CDS encoding sensor histidine kinase produces the protein MKFYRLTLVASCLLTLVMLLLVVVFDSLKDIYYETPLFKTGLFICIVLIFMINCVVLELLFNYYSRKQVKGLSGFLPQEIVQNHDENITIKELGERFSDLNQQQVSEIDMMKEMESYRKEYIGNVSHELKTPLFSIQGYVETLRDGGVDNLTIRDKYLERIDKSVERLIAIVTDLDMINRLEAGEINLTVSKFDVNLLIKEIFDLLDLEAEKRNTTLQIQTLHPQIFVEADKQKISQVFINLISNAIHYANRQEAKVIVKTSILKNKVLIEVIDNGMGIKSEILPRIFERFYRVETSRSRREGGSGLGLAIVKHILEAHNENITVESVYLEGTKFSFMLEKSK, from the coding sequence TTGAAATTTTACAGACTTACCCTCGTTGCCTCTTGTCTGCTGACACTGGTAATGCTCCTTTTAGTCGTTGTATTCGACTCGCTGAAAGATATCTATTATGAGACCCCTTTGTTCAAAACGGGTCTTTTCATCTGTATTGTCCTGATCTTTATGATAAACTGTGTAGTATTGGAACTTCTTTTCAATTACTATAGCAGAAAGCAGGTAAAGGGCCTTTCCGGGTTTCTTCCGCAGGAAATAGTGCAGAATCATGACGAAAATATTACCATCAAAGAATTAGGTGAAAGATTTTCAGACCTCAATCAACAGCAGGTATCAGAAATTGATATGATGAAAGAGATGGAAAGCTACCGTAAAGAATACATCGGAAATGTTTCCCATGAACTGAAAACTCCTTTATTTTCTATCCAGGGATATGTAGAAACCTTAAGAGATGGCGGGGTGGATAACCTTACCATTCGGGACAAATATCTGGAAAGAATTGATAAATCGGTAGAAAGACTTATTGCTATTGTAACAGATCTTGACATGATCAATAGACTGGAGGCCGGCGAAATCAATCTTACTGTTTCAAAATTTGATGTCAATCTTTTAATCAAAGAAATTTTCGACCTTCTTGATCTTGAAGCTGAAAAACGAAATACCACCCTACAGATTCAGACTCTTCATCCACAGATTTTTGTAGAGGCTGATAAACAGAAAATTTCCCAGGTTTTCATCAATCTGATTTCCAATGCTATTCATTATGCCAATAGACAGGAAGCAAAAGTGATTGTAAAAACCAGTATTCTGAAAAATAAGGTACTGATAGAGGTCATAGACAACGGAATGGGAATCAAATCTGAAATTCTTCCAAGAATTTTTGAAAGATTCTATCGTGTGGAAACCAGCAGAAGCAGGAGAGAAGGCGGTTCCGGACTTGGTTTGGCCATTGTAAAACACATCCTTGAAGCACATAACGAAAATATTACCGTAGAAAGCGTTTACCTTGAAGGGACGAAGTTCAGTTTTATGCTCGAAAAAAGTAAATAA
- a CDS encoding response regulator, producing MSKKILLIDDELDILEILSYNLEKEGYDIYTATNGNEGIEKAKEIVPDLILLDVMMPEKDGIETCQELRKVKELQKTLIVFLSARSEEFSQLAGFQAGANDYIVKLIKPKILISKVNALLQLTSQVSENAKLIEIGDLVIDKDNFRVSKSGQQFLLPKKEFDLLYLLASNTEKVFKREEILEKVWGNDVIVGERTIDVHIRRLREKLGINTIQTLKGIGYKLIV from the coding sequence ATGAGCAAAAAAATTCTTTTAATAGACGATGAACTGGACATTTTAGAGATTCTGTCTTACAATTTGGAAAAGGAAGGGTATGATATCTATACAGCTACTAATGGTAACGAAGGTATAGAAAAAGCAAAGGAAATTGTTCCGGATCTTATCTTATTAGATGTGATGATGCCTGAAAAAGATGGTATAGAAACCTGTCAGGAACTTCGTAAAGTGAAAGAACTTCAAAAAACACTTATTGTGTTCCTTTCCGCAAGAAGCGAAGAATTTTCTCAGTTAGCAGGTTTTCAGGCAGGTGCCAATGATTACATCGTAAAACTGATCAAACCGAAAATCCTTATCTCTAAAGTAAACGCATTATTACAGTTAACCTCGCAGGTTTCTGAGAATGCTAAACTTATCGAAATCGGAGACCTTGTTATCGACAAAGATAATTTCAGAGTATCCAAAAGCGGACAGCAATTTCTTCTTCCTAAAAAAGAGTTTGATTTGCTTTACCTTTTGGCTTCCAATACTGAAAAGGTTTTCAAAAGAGAAGAGATTCTTGAAAAAGTTTGGGGTAATGATGTGATTGTAGGAGAGAGAACGATTGATGTTCATATCAGAAGGCTAAGAGAAAAACTCGGAATCAATACGATTCAGACATTAAAAGGGATTGGGTATAAACTAATCGTTTAA
- a CDS encoding TonB-dependent receptor domain-containing protein: protein MKKQLHKSIMLLALFSAGYAFAQSQILEGRVLDEKDNTPIEGVKVKVNGQEVMTDISGYYSINLSPGTNYIVTVSSNGYNRKEISEVIIKNEGNTHLDIVLDKPSIKEKEIEGVVIKSNARKETIASTIGLQKNAGVVSQVIGVEAIKRSPDRNTGEVLKRVSGVSLSEGKYIVVRGLSDRYNQAMLNGIQLSSTEPDRKTFSFDLFPANVIETLVINKTFIPEYTGEWGGALIQVNTKDIPNKNFFNVQVGVGGNTATMGQEFHMQKGGKWDFLGIDDGYRKLPTNMPAKNAFSILSEGQKTDIGKGFTKNLGYNSIGYPENLSLQLDGGFNTKLFGKDLGVIAVLNYSNNKRRTESTNRFFTINDQLADTNFDYFTEKYSNDIILGGMLNLSLKLNSNNKISLKNIITNNTVNHMSFRTGKDFEFDPINGTNIMAREIGFKETTFYNSTLTGTHKIDALGGLTVNWYGSFGILDQYIPLLQRLQYNQYTNMPGSPYLALISNGLSQKSGSVFYSTLNDYLYNAGGDISKTFTMFGQKQTIKGGYLFQVKDRIYNSRPFSVRLENFNQGLLSQPFETIFNPGNFGTNGGFTFDEIAGNQYRYIANTILNAGYLQFDNNFTPWLRAVWGLRVENFDQLVGSTKKSDDRFVNTRVTDFLPAVNLTFKVNPKMNIRLAGSQTVVRPEFREVSPLAYYDFDLGATVIGNKSIERTKITSADVRWEYYPRNGEIISVAAFYKNFKKPIELYFNQSGVGTSNTFNYLNVDKADAYGIEVEARKKLDFVSALRNFTLGGNVALIKNKVTDEATKIDRPMQGQSPYTVNVSLQYDTEKSGWSSTVLFNMIGRRILYVGNDQVPPIWEAPRPLLDFQLAKKLWNNKGEIKLNVSDILNRRAKFYHDLNDNGKYDSKDALAIERLSGTNISLTLGYNF, encoded by the coding sequence ATGAAAAAACAACTCCACAAGAGCATAATGCTACTTGCCTTGTTTTCTGCTGGCTATGCTTTTGCACAAAGTCAGATTTTGGAAGGTAGGGTATTGGACGAGAAAGATAATACTCCTATAGAAGGGGTAAAAGTAAAGGTAAATGGTCAGGAAGTAATGACTGACATTTCCGGATACTACTCTATCAACCTTTCCCCTGGTACCAATTACATTGTAACGGTAAGCTCCAATGGATATAATAGAAAAGAGATCAGTGAAGTTATTATCAAAAATGAAGGTAATACTCATCTTGATATCGTTCTGGATAAGCCCTCTATCAAGGAAAAAGAAATTGAGGGAGTTGTCATAAAATCAAATGCAAGAAAAGAAACCATAGCCTCTACCATCGGTTTACAGAAGAACGCGGGTGTAGTTTCTCAGGTTATTGGGGTTGAAGCTATTAAAAGAAGTCCGGACAGAAACACGGGTGAAGTTCTGAAGAGAGTTTCCGGAGTGAGTTTATCTGAAGGAAAATATATTGTAGTAAGAGGTTTATCAGACCGTTACAATCAGGCGATGCTGAACGGTATTCAGCTATCCAGTACAGAACCGGACAGAAAGACTTTCTCTTTCGACCTTTTCCCTGCTAACGTTATCGAAACACTTGTCATCAATAAAACTTTCATTCCTGAATATACCGGAGAATGGGGAGGAGCTTTGATTCAGGTAAATACAAAGGATATTCCTAATAAAAATTTCTTCAACGTACAGGTAGGTGTAGGAGGAAATACGGCTACTATGGGACAGGAATTCCATATGCAGAAAGGTGGAAAATGGGATTTCTTAGGAATTGATGACGGTTACAGAAAGCTGCCCACCAATATGCCTGCAAAAAATGCGTTCAGCATTTTAAGTGAGGGTCAGAAAACCGATATCGGTAAAGGGTTTACAAAGAATTTAGGATACAACAGTATTGGTTATCCTGAAAACTTAAGTTTACAGCTTGACGGAGGTTTCAATACCAAATTATTCGGAAAAGATTTAGGGGTAATTGCTGTTTTAAACTATAGCAACAACAAAAGAAGAACTGAATCTACCAACCGTTTCTTTACCATCAACGACCAACTTGCTGATACCAACTTCGATTATTTTACAGAAAAATACAGCAATGATATTATCTTAGGAGGAATGTTGAACCTTTCTTTAAAGCTCAACAGCAACAATAAAATCTCCTTAAAGAATATCATCACCAATAATACGGTGAACCATATGTCCTTCAGAACAGGAAAGGATTTTGAATTTGATCCTATCAACGGGACAAACATCATGGCAAGGGAAATAGGTTTTAAAGAAACTACTTTTTATAATTCTACCCTTACCGGTACTCATAAAATAGATGCTCTTGGCGGGCTTACCGTAAACTGGTACGGAAGCTTCGGAATCCTTGATCAATACATCCCTTTGTTACAGCGTTTACAGTATAACCAATATACTAACATGCCGGGAAGCCCTTATTTAGCATTAATTTCTAACGGTCTTTCTCAAAAATCAGGTAGTGTATTCTACTCTACGCTAAACGATTATTTATATAACGCGGGAGGTGATATTTCCAAGACATTTACAATGTTTGGCCAAAAACAAACTATCAAAGGAGGTTATTTGTTCCAGGTAAAAGACAGAATATACAATTCAAGGCCATTCTCTGTAAGACTTGAAAACTTCAACCAGGGATTACTTTCTCAACCTTTTGAAACTATTTTCAATCCTGGTAATTTTGGAACTAACGGAGGATTTACATTTGATGAAATTGCAGGAAATCAGTACAGATATATTGCCAATACCATCCTTAACGCAGGATATTTACAGTTTGACAACAACTTCACACCGTGGTTAAGAGCCGTTTGGGGATTAAGAGTTGAGAACTTTGATCAATTGGTAGGAAGCACGAAAAAAAGTGATGACCGTTTTGTCAACACACGTGTTACAGACTTTTTACCAGCTGTTAACTTGACATTCAAGGTAAATCCTAAAATGAATATCCGTCTTGCAGGTTCACAAACTGTTGTAAGACCGGAGTTTAGAGAGGTTTCTCCGCTGGCATATTATGATTTTGATCTTGGAGCGACTGTAATTGGTAACAAATCAATTGAAAGAACTAAAATTACAAGCGCCGATGTTCGTTGGGAATATTACCCAAGAAACGGGGAGATTATCTCCGTGGCCGCTTTCTATAAAAACTTCAAAAAGCCGATCGAATTATACTTCAACCAATCAGGGGTAGGAACCAGTAACACCTTCAACTACCTTAACGTAGATAAAGCTGATGCTTATGGTATAGAAGTGGAGGCCAGAAAAAAACTGGATTTTGTAAGCGCTCTTAGAAACTTTACGCTGGGTGGAAACGTAGCTTTAATTAAAAACAAAGTAACAGACGAAGCGACTAAGATTGACAGACCAATGCAGGGACAGTCTCCTTATACTGTCAACGTAAGCCTTCAGTATGATACTGAAAAATCAGGATGGTCTTCTACGGTACTATTTAACATGATCGGAAGAAGAATCCTTTATGTAGGAAACGATCAGGTTCCACCAATCTGGGAAGCACCTAGACCTCTTTTAGACTTCCAGCTTGCTAAAAAATTATGGAATAACAAAGGAGAAATCAAGCTGAATGTTTCAGATATTCTGAACCGTCGTGCTAAATTCTACCATGACCTGAATGACAACGGTAAGTATGACAGCAAAGATGCTCTTGCTATTGAAAGACTTTCAGGAACCAATATCAGTTTAACACTGGGATACAATTTTTAA